The sequence below is a genomic window from Sphingomonas jaspsi DSM 18422.
AGGCGGTGTTCCATTACACCTGCGCCGACGGCGGGTTCGGGCGGTCCGATGTCACCCTGATCACCCCGCGCACCCTGCGGGTCGACACGCAAGGCATCAACCGGGGGCTGCCGTTCCATTACCAGCTGCACGCGCGCCGGGTCGGCGAGTGCAGCCGGTAGGCCTTTGTTAACCATATCGGCGTAGAGGTTGGGACGTGCCCTTCTTCGGCACGCTTTCCTCCCTAGGGCCTGCGAGGCCCAAACTGGGTCGCTGCGGCGGCCCTATTTTTTTGCGGCCCAAGGCGGTAGGGGCGCGCATCATGTTGTCATTCCTTGCCAAAGCCGGTTTTGCCGGCCTGACGGTCGCGCTGGTGACGGTGGTGGCCAAGCGCTATCCCGGATGGGGCGGCCTGCTCGCCGCGCTGCCGATCACATCGTTGCTGGCGATGAGCCTGCTTTACGCCGAAACCCGCGATGCCGAGCAAGTCGGCCAGTTGTCGACGTCGATCCTGGCGTTCATCGTTCCGTCGATCCCGCTGTTCATCGCGCTGCCGCTGCTGCTTCGGTCGGGCGTGAATTACTGGATGGCGCTGGCGATAGTCATGGCGGGGACGATGGCGCTCTACGCGGCCGCCTTCTGGGCGCTGCCGCGGCTGGGGGTGAAGCTGTGACGAAACAGGCCGTCATCCTGCTGTCGGGCGGGCTCGACTCGATGGTGTGCGCCGCCCTGGCGCGCGAGGCCGGGTTCGGCGTCCTTGCGCTGACCATCGATTACCACCAGCGCCACCGGGTAGAGCTGGAAGCGGCGAGGCGCATTGCCGCCGAACTGGCCGACCGGCACATCGTCCTGCCGCTCGACCTTTCCGCGTTCGGCGGATCGGCACTGACCAGCGACATCGCCGTGCCCAAGGGCGGCGTGGAAGAGGGGATCCCGGTCACCTACGTCCCCGCCCGCAACACAGTGTTCCTCAGCCTCGCGCTGGCTTGGGCCGAAGCGGCGGGCGCGCGGGACCTGTTCGTCGGGGTCAACGCGCTCGACTATTCGGGCTATCCGGACTGCCGCCCCGAATTCGTCGAAGCGTTCGAAGCGCTGGCCAACAAGGCGACCAAGGCGGGGGTGGAGGGCGATCCCTTCACCATCCATTCGCCGCTGCTGCACATGACCAAGGCCGACATCGCGCGCGAGGCCCATCGCCTGGGGCTCGACGCGGGGATGAGTCATAGCTGCTACGACCCCGCGCCCGACGGCGGCGCCTGCGGACTTTGCGACGCCTGCCGCCTGCGCGCCAAGGGGTTCGAGGAAGCGGGCCTGCCCGACCCGACCCGCTACGCGGCCCGATGAGCTACGCGGTCAAGGAAGTCTTCCTGACGCTGCAGGGCGAAGGGGTGCAGGCCGGCAGCCGCGCGGTGTTCCTGCGCTTTGCCGGGTGCAATTTGTGGACTGGGCGCGAGCAGGACCGGGCCAAGGCCGTCTGTCAGTTCTGCGATACCGACTTCGTCGGCACCGACGGTCCGGGCGGGGGCAAGTTTGCGACGGCCGACGCGCTGGCCGACCATGTCGCGTCGATGTGGGGCGAGGGCAAAACGCGCCGGCTGGTGGTGATCACCGGCGGCGAGCCGATGCTGCAGCTCGACGTCGCGCTGGTTGAAGCGCTGCATGATCGCGGCTTCCGGGTCGCGGTCGAAAGCAACGGAACCATCGCCGCCGTTCCCGGCATCGACTGGCTGTGCATCAGTCCCAAGCCGGGCAGCGAAGTCGTCCAGCGCAGGGGCGACGAATTGAAGCTGGTCTGGCCGCAGGCGGGGATCGACCCGGCCGGGCTGGAGCAGTGGGATTTCGCCAACTTCCTGGTCCAGCCGATGGACGGCCCAGCGCTGGATCGTTCGATCGAGGCGGCAATCGCGCTGGCGATGGAACGGCCGGTCTGGCGGCTCAGCCTTCAGGCGCACAAGGTCGCCGGCCTCAAATAGGTAAAGAAAAAGGGGCCGCCGGGCGGACCGGCAGCCCCTTGAAACCGTGGAAGCCGCACCAGGCAGCTTCCAGCGCGATTACATCGCGTTGGTGGTTTCGGCAGTCGCGTTGGCGTCGGTCGCGTTGGCGTCCGTCGCATTGGCGTCGGCGGCCATCGCGCCGTCGGTCGCATTCGCGGCGTCAACAGCCATGGTGTCGTTGGCGACGACGTTTTCGGTCGTCAGCGTTTCGTCGACGTTCATCGTGTTTTCGGCGGCTTCGTTCTTGCTGCAAGCCGAAACAGCCAGGGCCGCGGCGGCGACCAGGATCAGAGCACGCATTCAGTAAACTCCCTTGATTATGAGATTTGCTGTCAGGCTCCCCCTCCCGCAAATCGCGCGCAACATAGAGGCGCGATGCGGGGCGCTCAAGCGACTTGTTGGGAAACGTGCAAGCGGTTGAGAAACCGCGGTAAATTCCGGTTAAATGCTGCGTCCACGGCCTCCATGCCCTGATTCTTGCCAAGCTGCTGCAAACTGGTCACGCCGAAGTCGGCAAGGCCGCACGGCACGATCCCGCCGAAGTGGGTAAGATCGGGCGCGACGTTGATCGAAAAGCCGTGCATCGTCACCCACCGCTTCACGCGTACGCCGATGGCGCCGATCTTGGCTTCCTCGGCGCCTTCGCCTGTCCAGATGCCGATGCGCCCGGCCTCCCGCCGCGCCGACACGCCGAGTTCGGCGAGGGCGTCGATCATCCAACCTTCAAGGGCATGGACGAAGCAGCGGATATCCTTGCCCCGCTTTTCAAGGTCGAGGACGAGGTAGCCGACCCGTTGTCCCGGTCCGTGATAGGTGTAGCGCCCGCCGCGTCCGGCGTCGTACACCGGAAAGCCCATCGGGTTGAACAGTTCAGCCGGATCGGCGCTCGTCCCCGCCGTGAACAACGGCTCATGTTCGAGCAGCCAGATGAGCTCGCGCGCGTCGCCGGCACGAACCGCCGCGGCCCGCGCTTCCATTTCGGCCAGCGCGTCGGGGTAGGGCACCAGTCCCTCGCTTACCCGCCATTCGATGTCGTCAGCACTCATCGCGAGCGCCATGCCCCCGCCGCCTGGCCATCGCAAGGGCGATTGCGCCCGAACGAGCGCGGCCCCATAGGAAACCCGAACATGGGGGAGTAGCAATGTCGCCGTTATCGATCAGCAAGTCCTGGGAAGAAACCACAGCCTTCCTGGCCCGCGAATCCCGCTTGGTGGCGCCGATCGCGCTGGCGCTGGTGGCAATTCCCGCGACGGTGCAGGCGTGGATCGATCCGGCCAAGGAAGGCGGGTCGAGCGGCTTCGTCGGCCTGATCCTGATGATCGTGTCGATGGCCGGGCAGCTGGCGATCGCCCAGCTCGCCATCGGTTGGCGGGGCAGCATCGGCGAAGCGATCGGCAAGGCGTTCCGCCGACTGTGGGCGGTGATCGGCGCGGGCATCGCGATCTACGGTCCCCTCGTGCTGCTTGCCGTGTTCATGCTTGGTGCATCGCTGGGCATGGACGGCATCGCCAGGCTGGAAACCATGTCACCCGAGGAATTGGTGCGGGTCAAAGGCGTTGCCGTCACCCTGTTGCTGGTGGCGGTGTTGGGCATCTTCCTGTCGGTGCGCTTCCTGCCGATGATCGGGGTCGCGATGGGTGAGGACGCCGGGGTATCGGCGATCATCCGGCGCAGCTGGGCGCTCACCCGCGGACACTTCGGCAAGCTGTTCCTGGTGATCCTGCTGCTCGGGCTGGCCAGCATTCTCTTGTCGACCGCGATCATGACGGTGGTCGGCACGCTGGTCGCGCTGGCGGTTGGACCGCTGGAGCCGCTCAGCCTCAGCGCGCTTATCACCGGCCTGTTGAACGGCCTGCTGGCCGCGCTGGTCTCGGCGGTCTATTCCGCGCTCGTCGGACGGATTTACGTCAATCTTGCCGACCGCGGGGCACCGGCCGCCTGACCTATTTCCAGCGCGCCAGCGGCGGCAGGCTCATCAGGATCGCGTCGATGTTGCCGCCGGTCTTGAGCCCGAACAGCGTGCCGCGATCGTAGAGCAGGTTGAATTCGACGTAGCGGCCGCGGAATTCCAGCAGCTGTTCCATGTCGGCGTCGGTGAAGGGCATGTTCATCCGCTTGCGGACGATCTGCGGAAAGATGTCTAGGAACGCTTCGCCGACGTCGCGGGTGAAGGCGAAATTCTCGTCGAAATGATCTTCCAGCCGGTCGTAGAAGATGCCGCCCACGCCGCGCGACCGGGCCCGATGGGGTAGCCAGAAATATTCCTCCGCCCACTGCGCGAAGCGTTCGTAATAGGTCGGATCGTGCGCAGCGCAGGCCGCGCGCAGGCGGGCATGGAAGGCGTCGGTGTCTTCCTGATAGGGGATGGCGGGATTGAGGTCCGCGCCGCCGCCGAACCAGCGCCGCGTCGTCGTCAGGAAGCGGGTGTTCATGTGCACCGCGGGCACATGCGGGTTGGCCATGTGGGCGACGAGGCTGATGCCGGTCGCAAAGAAGCTGGGGTCGTCCTCCGCCCCCGGGATCTGCTTGGCGAATTCCGGGCTGAAGGTGCCGCCGACGCTCGATACGTTGACGCCGACCTTTTCGAAGACCTTGCCGTTCATCTGGCTGCGGACGCCGCCGCCGCCCGGTTCGCCGCTGTCGTCGGTCCGGTCCCACGGCGTATATTCGAAGGCCGCGTCGCTGCCCGCTTCGCGCTCGATCGCTTCGAACTCGGCGCAGATTCGGTCGCGCAGCGATTCGAACCAGGTGCGGGCGGCCTGCTGCTGGCTGTCGAGCGGTTTCATCGGGGCAATTCTCCGGTCTGGCGCAGTGCTTCGCCTAGGGCGAGCGCTGCCGAGGTGGCAAGGTTGAACGAACGCACGCCCGCACGGATCGGGATTCGCAGGACGGCGTCCGCCTGCTGGGCGACGTCGGCGGGAACGCCCGCGCTTTCCTTGCCAAACATCAAAATATCGTCGCGCTCGAAGGAAAATTCGTAAGGCGATTTGTCCCCCTTGGTGCTGAACAGCACCAGCCGGCCGGGTCGGGCGGCGCGGAAGGTCGCAAAGTCCGGATGGCGGCACACCTCGACATGGTCGATATAATCCATCGCCGTGCGGCGCACCCGACGGTCGTCCCATTCGAATCCCATCGGTTCGATCAGGTCGACCGCGACCCCCATGCAGGCGCCGAGGCGCATGACCGCCCCGACGTTGCCGGCGATCTCGGGCTGGTAGAGTGCAATGCGCATCCCGTTCGCGATAGTCGCGAAGCGGCTTGCCGCACAAGTCGGGCAATTTGACCATTTGCAACCTTGTGCGGAGGCGCTATCAGGCCCGCCAATCGTCCCGGCCCGAGGCTGGGTGCGATGTCGTATCCGATGCCTTTCGGCATCCGCGAAATTCGGGCTTAAGGGTGAGCATGGCCACGCTGGAAGAAAACAACGCCGCGACGGTGGAAGGCGATCACAGCCTTCGTCGCCGCGACTTCATCAATATCGCTGCCGTCAGCTTCGCCGGGGTCGGCGCGGTTGGCGTCGCCATCCCGCTGGTTCGCCAGATGAACCCGGCCGCCGACGTGCTGGCGCTGGCGTCGACCGAAGTCGACATCAGCAAGATTGCGCCGGGCCAGGCGATCAAGACCCAATGGCGCAAGCAGCCTGTCTTCGTCCGCAACCTGACGCCGCAGGAAATCCAGGCCGCCAAGGCGGTTCCGCTGAGCGAACTGCGCGACCCGCAGTCGCTGGAAGAGCGGACCAAGCCGGGCAAGGAAAACTGGCTGATCACGCTGGGCGTCTGCACCCACCTGGGCTGCGTGCCGCTGGGTACCGGCGAAGGCGAAAACCGCGGCCCGTTCGGCGGTTATTTCTGCCCGTGCCACGGCTCGGCCTACGACACCGCGGCCCGCATTCGCCAGGGGCCGGCACCGCTCAACCTGCAGGTGCCAGATTATGAATTCACGTCCGACACTGTCGTGACGATCGGCTAAAGGGAACGACGCAGATGAGCTTTGCCTGGGCCAAGCCCTACGAACCCAAGACCGACCTTGGCCGCTGGGTCGACCAGCGCCTTCCGCTTCCGCGCCTGGTCTACGGTGCGATCGGCGGCGGTTATCCGGTGCCGCGCAACCTGAACTATGGTTGGAATTTCGGCGTCCTCAGCGGCATCTTCCTGATGGTGCAGATCGTCACCGGGATCATCCTGGCGATGCACTATTACAGTTATGCCGACGGCGCGTTCAGCTCGGTCGAGCATATCATGCGCGACGTCAACGCGGGCTGGCTGCTGCGCTATGCCCACGCCAACGGCGCCAGCTTCTTCTTCATCGTGGTCTACATCCACATCTTCCGCGGCCTGTTCTACGGATCCTACAAGGCGCCGCGCGAAATGGTGTGGATGCTCGGCCTCGTCATCTACCTGCTGATGATGGCGACCGCCTTCATGGGTTACGTCCTGCCCTGGGGCCAGATGAGTTATTGGGGCGCGCAGGTCATCACCGGCTTCTTCTCCGCCTTCCCGCTGGTCGGCGAGACGGTCCGCGTCTGGCTGCTCGGCGGCTATGCACCGGACCAGGCCGCGCTGACCCGCTTCTTCTCGCTTCACTACCTGCTGCCGTTCGTGATCGCCGGCGTGGTCATCCTCCACATCTGGTCGCTTCACATCCCGGGTTCGTCGAACCCGACCGGCGTCGAGGTGAAGACCGAAAAGGACACGCTGCCGTTCCACCCGTTCTACACGGCCAAGGACGGCTGGTTCGCCGGACTGTTCCTGATGTTCTACTGCGCCGTGGTGTTCTTCGCGCCCAACGCGCTGGGCCATCCGGACAACTATATCCCGGCCAACCCGCTGGCGACGCCGGCGCATATCGTCCCGGAATGGTATTTCTGGCCGTTCTACGCGATCCTGCGGTCGTTCACCGTCGACTTCATCCTGCCCGCGAAGCTGTGGGGCGTGCTGGCCATGTTCAGTTCGATCCTGCTGCTGTTCTTCCTGCCGTGGCTGGATCGTTCGCCGGTCCGCTCGGGCCACTACCGCCCGGTGTTCAAGCGCTTCTTCTGGATCCTGCTGATCGACGTCGCCATCCTCGGCTATGTCGGCGGTGCGGAAATCAGCGCGCGCAACATCGCGCTGGGCCAGCTCGCGGCGGCTTATTATTTCGCGCACTTCCTCATCATCCTGCCGCTTATCTCGAAGTTCGAACGGCCGCTGCCGCTGCCCAATTCGATTTCGGAAAGCGTGCTCAAGGGTGATGCGCCGGAACGCGCACCTTACGGGCTCGACACGACGCCCGCAGCGGCCAACTAAGGGGATATCGGGGCCATGGTCCGCATCATTGGATTTCTCGTCGGTCTCGGTTTTGCCGGCGTCCTCCTCATCAGCATGATCGTCAACCTGGTGGGCTATTTCCAGAGCCCGCCGGAACCGACGGCCGAGCATGAATTTCACCTTCACCCGAAGGAGCTTCATCTCGCGTCGGACGGGCCGTTCGGCAATTTCAAGGACACGGCGCAGCTGCAGCGCGGCTTCCAGATCTACAAGGAAGTCTGCTCGGGCTGCCACAGCCTCAATCGCGTCGCGTTCCGTGACCTCACCGGCATCGGCTACAACGAAGGCCAGGTGAAGACGATCGCCAGCGAGTGGGCGACCGAAGTGCCGTCGATCAATCCGGAAACCGGCGAACCGGCGACCCGCAAGGCGACCCCGGCCGACCATTTCCCGAGCCCCTATGCCAACGAAACGGCGGCGCGGGCTGCGAACAACAATGCACTTCCGCCCGACCTGTCGCTGATCGTCAAGGCGCGTGAAGGCGGTGCGCCGTACGTCTATTCGATCCTGACGGGTTACCAGGAACAGCCGGCCGAGCTTCTGAAGAAGTTCCCGGCGGCCAAGACCCCGCCGGGCCTGCACTACAATCCCTATTTCGCGAACCTCAACATCGCGATGCCGCAGCCGCTGGTGTCCGACGGGCAGGTGACCTACGGTCCGGGCAATCCCAAGCCGACGGTCGACCAGATGGCCAAGGACATTTCGGCCTTCCTGGTGTGGGCGGCAGAACCCAAGCTGGCGGTGCGCCACCAGTATGGCATCGTCGTCCTGATCTTCCTGCTGATCGCCACGACGCTGGGCTTCCTCAGCTACCAGAACATCTGGGCCGGCGTGAAAGGCAAGAAGGCCGCGGCCTGAACCGACGGAAGGGTGGGACGATGACCGGCGCTGACGACCTGAAGGCGCTGGTCCGCACCATCCCGGATTTCCCGAAGCCGGGAATCCAGTTTCGCGACATTACGACCTTACTTCTCGACCGTTCGGGTTTCGCCCGGACGGTCGAATTGCTTGCGGCCAGCGTCGGCGGCCCGGTCGACCTCGTCGCGGCGATCGACGCCCGCGGCTTCGCGATCGGCGGCGCGCTGGCCGAAAAGCTTGGGGCTGGGCTGCTATTGGTGCGCAAGGACGGCAAGCTGCCGGGTGCGTCCATCGCCGAGGATTATGCGCTGGAATATGGCAGCGACCGGCTGACCATCCACGTCGATGCCTGCACGCCGGGCGCGCGGGTACTGGTCGTCGACGACCTGATCGCGACCGGCGGGACGGCCGCCGCCACCGTGCGGCTGGTGCGGCGGGCAGGGGGCAATGTCGTTGGCGCCCGCTTCGTCATCGACTTGCCGGATCTCGGCGGCAGCGCCGCGCTACGTGCCGACGGGGTCGACGCGGTCAGCCTGATGTCGTTCGACGGCGATTAGGCCGCGGCGGGTCGCCGAAGCATCAGCACGATCGAGGTGAAGCTCATCACCACCTGGTCGTGCTGGTTCTTGACCGTCATCTCGGTCCGGACGCTGCCCAGGTTCGGTTTCGACCGGGACGGCGTCACCTCGACCAGCTTGCCGTACACGTGCAGCGTATCGCCGGGATAGACCGGAACCTTCCAGCGCAGCTCGTCGCAACCGGGCGAGCCAAGGCCGGCCTGCGGGTCGCGCTGCAGGTAGCTGACCAGCACCGACATGGTCATCGCGCAGGTGTGCCAGCCCGACGCCGACATCCGCCCGAAGTGGGTCTTGGCCGCCGCCTCGTCGCTCAAGTGAAATGGCTGGGGATCATATTTGCGCGCGAATTCGAGCACTTCCTCGCGCGTGACCGCATAGTCGCCGAAATGGACTTCGGACCCGACCACCATGTCTTCGAGATATTTCATCATTGCAGGCTAGCGGATCGGTATCGTTTCGCAACCCTTTGTAGCCCGATCGTGCCCGCTTGGCGGCGGCAGGCCATCGTGTAAGGTCGGCGCCGTGAATCGACCGCCTTCCCCATCGCACTGGAATCCGCGCCTGATACAGGCCGCCATCGCGCTGCACGACAATCGCCTCGAAATCGCCGAGCCATTGCTCAAGGCGCATCTCAAGGACGACCCGTTCGACGCCAAGGCGATCCGCATGCTGGCGGAACTCGCGTGGCGGATCGGCCGGATGAAGGACGCCGAACATCTGCTGCGCCGCGCGGTCGAATTGGCTCCGGGTTTCACGGCTGCGCGTGCCCAGCTGGCGCTGGTGTTGGGGCGGACGGGGCGCCCGCAGGAAGCGTTGCCGCTGCTCGACCTGCTGTTCGAACAGGATGGCGAGGATATCGGCCATTGGAACCTGAAGGCGGCGACGGTCGCGCGGCTGGGTGATTTCGACGCCGCCATCGGCCTCTACGAGCAGGTACTGGAAAAGGCGCCCAAGCAGCCCAAGGTGTGGATGAGCTACGGCCATATGCTCAAGACCGTCGGGCGGCAGGACGACGCCATCGCCGCCTACCGCCGCTCGATCGAACTGGCGCCGCAACTGGGCGAGGCATGGTGGAGCCTTGCCAATCTGAAGACGGTCCGGTTCGACGAGGCGGATATCGCGGCCATGACGCAGGCGCTTCAAACAAGCGACCTGCGCGACGAGGACCGCTTCCACCTCGATTTCGCGCTTGGCAAGGCGATGCACGATGCGGGGCGGTCGGACGAAGCCTTCGCCCATTACGCGTCGGCCAACCGGCTGCGGCTGAAAAGCCAGCCCTATAGCGCCGACGACACGGCCAAGGCGGTCGACCGGGCCATCGCGACGTTCGATGCCGATCTGCTGCGCCACGCCACCGGCGGCTGCGACGCGCCCGATCCCATTTTCATCGTCGGCATGCCGCGCGCCGGCTCGACCCTGGTCGAACAGATCCTCGCTTCGCACAGCCAAGTCGAAGGGACGTCGGAACTGCCCGACCTGCCCGCCGTGGCGCGCAGCGTCGAAGGCTACCCGGCGGCCGTTGCCAGGCTCGATGGCGATGCGCTCCATAGCCTTGGCCGGACCTATCTCGACCGGGCATCGGTCCAGCGGCGGACCCAGCGCCCCTATTTCATCGACAAGCTGCCCAACAACTGGCTCTACGTCCCGTTCATCGCCATGGCGCTGCCGAACGCGAAGATCATCGACGCCCGGCGCCATCCGCTCGGCTGCTGCCTGTCCAACTTCCGCCAGCATTTCGCCCGCGGCCAGGCGTTCACCTATGCGCTGGCCGACGTCGGCCGCTATTATGCCGACTATGTTCGCCTGATGGCGCATGTCGACGATGCGCTGCCGGGCAAGGTCCACCGCGTCATTTACGAACGGATGGTCGACGACACGGAGGCCGAGGTGCGCGCGCTGCTATCCTACTGCGGGCTCGAATTCGAAGACGCTTGCCTGTCGTTCTACAAGACCGAGCGCGCGGTCCGGACCGCCAGTTCGGAACAGGTGCGCCAGCCGATCTACCGCGACGCGACCGACGAATGGCGGCGATACGAGGCGCATCTGGACCCGCTCAAGACTGCGCTGGGATCGGTCCTCGACGCCTATCCGGACGCGCCGAGCGGCTTTTGAGCCACGCCCCGCCGACAATCTAGGGCTGTATTGCGGTGGCGTAACACTATCCCGATTGACATCGGATTCCGCCTAGTGTCGCATGGCCGTCATATCCATCTGATGGGGGCATCGATGACTGACCGGACTTTGCGTTCCTTTACCATGGGGCTGCTGGCGACGAGCGCGCTGGCCTTCCCGGCCTTTGCGCAGGACGCTGCGCCCGCCGATCCGGCCGACACGCCGTCGACCGCTACCGCGGCGCCCAGCGACGTCGACAGCAACGAAATCGTCGTCACCGCGCAAAAGCGTGAAGAGAGCCTGCAGGACGTTCCGATCAGCGTTCAGGCGATCGGGACCAAGCGTCTCGACCAGCTCAACATTTCCAACTTCGAAGATTACACCAAGCAGCTGCCGTCGGTCAGCTTCCAGACCGCGCAGCCGGGCATCACTGTCGTTTACATGCGCGGCGTCGCGACCGGCGGCGACGGCAACCACTCCGGCTCGCTGCCGTCGGTGGGCACCTATCTCGACGAACAGCCGGTGACGACCATCGGCGGCACGCTCGACATCCACATTTACGACATCGCACGTATCGAAAGCCTCGCCGGCCCGCAGGGCACGCTCTACGGCGCGTCGAGCGAGGCGGGCACCATCCGCATCATCACCAACAAGCCCGAACTGGGCGTGACCAGCGGCCGCATCGATGCCGAGCTCAACACGGTCGCGCACGGCGAGGTGGGCGGCAAGCTGGAAGGCATGATCAACCTGCCGATCGCGGATCGCATCGCCTTCCGCGGCGTCGCATACTACCAGCGCGACGGCGGCTATATCGACAATGTCTTCGGCAGCCGCACCTATTACATTTACGACGACGACGTTCCCGACGTCACGGTCGACAACAGCGACCTCGTCAAGAAGAACTTCAACGACAATCGCGTCTATGGCGGCCGCGCCGCGCTGAAGGTCGACCTCGACGACAATTGGACGGTGACGCCGACCATCCTGCACCAGGACATGAAATCCAACGGGGTGTTTTTCTACGACCCCAACATCGGCGATCTGAAGATCGACCGCATGTTCAAGGACCTGCGCAAGGACAAGTTCACGCAGGCCGCGCTGACGATCGAAGGCAAGATCGGCAATTTCGACATCACCTATGCGGGTGCCTATCTCGACCGCAAGACGCTGACGCTGTCGGACTATACCGACTATGCCGACGCGTACGACGCCCTCTACGCCGACTACAACCCCGACTATGCGGGCCTGGCCTATTTCTATTACCAGGACAGCGCGGGCAACTACATCGACCCGCGCCAGCACATCGCGGCCAGCGACCACTTCAAGAAGCTGAGCCAGGAACTGCGCATTGCCTCGCCGGCGGACAAGCCGTTCCGCGTCATCGCGGGCGCCTTCTTCCAGCGCCAGTCGAACGACATTTTCCAGAACTACATCATCGACAACCTCGATCCGAACCTGTCGGTCAACGGGCGCCCCGAAACGCTGTGGCTGACCAAGCAGGAACGCGTCGACAAGGACTATGCGCTGTTCGGCGAAGCCAGCTATGACGTCACGCCGAAGCTGACGCTTACCGCCGGTGGTCGTCTGTTCAAATATGACAACAGCCTCATCGGCTTCTTCGGCTTCGGCCGTAATCCGGGCGGTCAATATACCGACAGGCCGTTCAACGGCGCGGGCAGTTCGCGCACCGGCGTCGCCGGCTGCTATCTCGCCGACGGCCGCACGTTGCGCGAAACTTACCTCGCGGGCGATCCGATCGTGAACATCCTGCCGGGTTCGGTGCCCGGCACCTTCTGCACCAACCTGGCCGAATTCAAGAACGGTAAGCTGGTGCCCAAGCGCGCCAAGGGCAGCGGTTTTACCCATCGCCTGAACGCGCAGTATAAGGCGTCGGACGATGTCATGTTCTACGGCACCTGGTCGCGCGGTTTCCGGCCGGGCGGCATCAACCGCCGCGGCGACGTGCAGCCTTACGATCCCGACTATCTGACCAACTTCGAAATCGGGTGGAAGACGACGCTGGCCGACGGCCGGGTCCGCTGGAACGGCGCCGTCTATCACCAGGTGTGGAAGAAGTTCCAGTTCAGCTTCCTCGGCGCGAACAGCTTCACCGAAATCCACAACGGCAACGATGCGCGCATCAACGGCGTCGAAACCGATTTCAACTATTCGTCGGGCGGTCTCAACCTGACCGCGGCCGCGGCCTATACCGATGCCAAGACCACCGGCA
It includes:
- the queC gene encoding 7-cyano-7-deazaguanine synthase QueC, translated to MTKQAVILLSGGLDSMVCAALAREAGFGVLALTIDYHQRHRVELEAARRIAAELADRHIVLPLDLSAFGGSALTSDIAVPKGGVEEGIPVTYVPARNTVFLSLALAWAEAAGARDLFVGVNALDYSGYPDCRPEFVEAFEALANKATKAGVEGDPFTIHSPLLHMTKADIAREAHRLGLDAGMSHSCYDPAPDGGACGLCDACRLRAKGFEEAGLPDPTRYAAR
- a CDS encoding cytochrome c1 translates to MVRIIGFLVGLGFAGVLLISMIVNLVGYFQSPPEPTAEHEFHLHPKELHLASDGPFGNFKDTAQLQRGFQIYKEVCSGCHSLNRVAFRDLTGIGYNEGQVKTIASEWATEVPSINPETGEPATRKATPADHFPSPYANETAARAANNNALPPDLSLIVKAREGGAPYVYSILTGYQEQPAELLKKFPAAKTPPGLHYNPYFANLNIAMPQPLVSDGQVTYGPGNPKPTVDQMAKDISAFLVWAAEPKLAVRHQYGIVVLIFLLIATTLGFLSYQNIWAGVKGKKAAA
- the hemF gene encoding oxygen-dependent coproporphyrinogen oxidase codes for the protein MKPLDSQQQAARTWFESLRDRICAEFEAIEREAGSDAAFEYTPWDRTDDSGEPGGGGVRSQMNGKVFEKVGVNVSSVGGTFSPEFAKQIPGAEDDPSFFATGISLVAHMANPHVPAVHMNTRFLTTTRRWFGGGADLNPAIPYQEDTDAFHARLRAACAAHDPTYYERFAQWAEEYFWLPHRARSRGVGGIFYDRLEDHFDENFAFTRDVGEAFLDIFPQIVRKRMNMPFTDADMEQLLEFRGRYVEFNLLYDRGTLFGLKTGGNIDAILMSLPPLARWK
- a CDS encoding cytochrome b; protein product: MSFAWAKPYEPKTDLGRWVDQRLPLPRLVYGAIGGGYPVPRNLNYGWNFGVLSGIFLMVQIVTGIILAMHYYSYADGAFSSVEHIMRDVNAGWLLRYAHANGASFFFIVVYIHIFRGLFYGSYKAPREMVWMLGLVIYLLMMATAFMGYVLPWGQMSYWGAQVITGFFSAFPLVGETVRVWLLGGYAPDQAALTRFFSLHYLLPFVIAGVVILHIWSLHIPGSSNPTGVEVKTEKDTLPFHPFYTAKDGWFAGLFLMFYCAVVFFAPNALGHPDNYIPANPLATPAHIVPEWYFWPFYAILRSFTVDFILPAKLWGVLAMFSSILLLFFLPWLDRSPVRSGHYRPVFKRFFWILLIDVAILGYVGGAEISARNIALGQLAAAYYFAHFLIILPLISKFERPLPLPNSISESVLKGDAPERAPYGLDTTPAAAN
- a CDS encoding DUF3147 family protein translates to MLSFLAKAGFAGLTVALVTVVAKRYPGWGGLLAALPITSLLAMSLLYAETRDAEQVGQLSTSILAFIVPSIPLFIALPLLLRSGVNYWMALAIVMAGTMALYAAAFWALPRLGVKL
- the queE gene encoding 7-carboxy-7-deazaguanine synthase, encoding MSYAVKEVFLTLQGEGVQAGSRAVFLRFAGCNLWTGREQDRAKAVCQFCDTDFVGTDGPGGGKFATADALADHVASMWGEGKTRRLVVITGGEPMLQLDVALVEALHDRGFRVAVESNGTIAAVPGIDWLCISPKPGSEVVQRRGDELKLVWPQAGIDPAGLEQWDFANFLVQPMDGPALDRSIEAAIALAMERPVWRLSLQAHKVAGLK
- a CDS encoding adenine phosphoribosyltransferase, which produces MTGADDLKALVRTIPDFPKPGIQFRDITTLLLDRSGFARTVELLAASVGGPVDLVAAIDARGFAIGGALAEKLGAGLLLVRKDGKLPGASIAEDYALEYGSDRLTIHVDACTPGARVLVVDDLIATGGTAAATVRLVRRAGGNVVGARFVIDLPDLGGSAALRADGVDAVSLMSFDGD
- a CDS encoding tRNA (cytidine(34)-2'-O)-methyltransferase; amino-acid sequence: MRIALYQPEIAGNVGAVMRLGACMGVAVDLIEPMGFEWDDRRVRRTAMDYIDHVEVCRHPDFATFRAARPGRLVLFSTKGDKSPYEFSFERDDILMFGKESAGVPADVAQQADAVLRIPIRAGVRSFNLATSAALALGEALRQTGELPR
- the petA gene encoding ubiquinol-cytochrome c reductase iron-sulfur subunit, translating into MATLEENNAATVEGDHSLRRRDFINIAAVSFAGVGAVGVAIPLVRQMNPAADVLALASTEVDISKIAPGQAIKTQWRKQPVFVRNLTPQEIQAAKAVPLSELRDPQSLEERTKPGKENWLITLGVCTHLGCVPLGTGEGENRGPFGGYFCPCHGSAYDTAARIRQGPAPLNLQVPDYEFTSDTVVTIG
- the lipB gene encoding lipoyl(octanoyl) transferase LipB, yielding MSADDIEWRVSEGLVPYPDALAEMEARAAAVRAGDARELIWLLEHEPLFTAGTSADPAELFNPMGFPVYDAGRGGRYTYHGPGQRVGYLVLDLEKRGKDIRCFVHALEGWMIDALAELGVSARREAGRIGIWTGEGAEEAKIGAIGVRVKRWVTMHGFSINVAPDLTHFGGIVPCGLADFGVTSLQQLGKNQGMEAVDAAFNRNLPRFLNRLHVSQQVA